Proteins from a single region of Sphaerochaeta globosa str. Buddy:
- the tnpA gene encoding IS200/IS605 family transposase, whose translation MVEESLAHTTWDCTYHIVWIPKYRRKVLYGECRREVIEVVRTLLSNKKIAIVEGAVCSDHIHLSVRIPPKYSVAEIMGYVKGKSALMLFDRHPEWRRRIGRDRSFWARGYYVSTIGLNEDVIKKYIQNQEESDKIGADT comes from the coding sequence ATGGTAGAAGAGAGTCTAGCACATACGACATGGGATTGCACGTACCACATCGTATGGATACCGAAATACCGGAGGAAGGTCTTGTACGGCGAGTGCCGCAGGGAAGTGATAGAGGTGGTCAGGACGTTGCTGTCGAACAAGAAGATAGCAATAGTGGAAGGGGCTGTATGTTCGGACCACATCCACCTGAGCGTACGGATACCACCGAAATACTCGGTAGCAGAGATAATGGGATATGTGAAAGGCAAAAGCGCGTTGATGCTGTTTGACAGGCACCCGGAATGGAGGCGCCGAATAGGTCGAGACAGGAGCTTTTGGGCAAGAGGGTACTATGTGAGCACGATTGGCTTGAACGAGGATGTGATCAAGAAGTACATCCAGAACCAAGAGGAATCGGACAAGATAGGCGCCGACACGTGA
- a CDS encoding HEPN domain-containing protein yields the protein MQNISCNGMWQISGIDQSIPGKLTFSPQTGGRIELSLGSFEINKNLSEILLSEGITIQGEVKDFFDKYYTCLNCRSITPLINVGHQLTESVIENYYKSTNNTYTYIFDFLLEDYSIDNIDAPDFISCDVIYNQLENWLDYIPYTVGEKGYLQKGNDKKISIEINDISILINERILSHTQLLPPRSYVIESSPTMQIIFNTTTSIREVISYVEKVNTFLSFVTDEASWVSGISLSSDTQSGHYALYFRQVQFGKKFKPKGNWLIDSALIEKALPQIIIKWIDSYDKAPGAFILYFMTFYSFSTLTLEQLFLNLVSAYEGFYRDLYSTNNKYIKTAKFRAVKRQIDTFIDSLDTTEQLKAKLKSGIEHSNQKSLRTMIEDVFTNLYFRERGEPLTPKNISDFRNQYDHAKKEISVIERKKLYRACNILDKLIKYILLSSIFKSLSPEQTDRIIFSTNRF from the coding sequence ATGCAAAACATTTCTTGTAATGGAATGTGGCAAATTAGTGGTATTGATCAGTCTATTCCTGGGAAACTTACTTTTTCACCTCAAACAGGGGGACGCATTGAACTTTCATTAGGTTCCTTCGAGATAAACAAAAACTTGTCAGAAATTCTTTTAAGTGAAGGAATAACTATTCAAGGTGAGGTAAAAGACTTCTTTGATAAATATTATACATGTCTGAATTGCAGAAGCATTACTCCATTAATCAATGTAGGCCATCAACTTACAGAATCGGTAATTGAGAATTATTACAAATCCACTAATAATACTTATACTTATATCTTTGATTTTCTACTTGAAGATTATTCCATAGATAATATAGATGCACCTGATTTCATCTCTTGCGATGTTATCTATAATCAGTTGGAGAATTGGCTTGACTATATCCCATACACTGTGGGGGAAAAAGGCTATCTGCAAAAAGGCAATGACAAAAAAATCTCTATAGAGATCAATGATATTAGTATACTAATTAATGAACGAATTCTAAGCCACACTCAATTACTACCACCTAGATCGTATGTAATTGAATCAAGTCCAACAATGCAAATCATTTTCAATACAACAACATCTATCAGAGAAGTCATTTCCTATGTCGAAAAAGTAAATACATTTTTATCCTTTGTTACAGATGAAGCTTCATGGGTATCTGGTATTTCTCTTTCAAGTGATACTCAAAGTGGTCACTACGCTTTATATTTCAGGCAAGTGCAGTTTGGGAAAAAATTTAAACCAAAAGGAAATTGGTTAATAGATAGTGCATTAATCGAGAAAGCTCTACCCCAAATAATTATAAAATGGATTGACAGCTATGACAAAGCACCTGGAGCTTTCATCTTGTATTTTATGACTTTCTACTCATTCTCTACGCTTACCCTTGAGCAGTTGTTCCTAAATCTAGTATCAGCGTATGAAGGGTTTTATCGTGATCTCTATTCAACCAATAATAAATACATCAAGACAGCTAAATTTAGAGCCGTAAAGAGACAAATAGACACATTCATTGATAGTCTAGACACAACCGAACAACTTAAAGCAAAGTTAAAGTCTGGTATCGAGCATTCAAACCAAAAATCACTTCGTACCATGATAGAAGATGTTTTCACCAACCTTTATTTTAGGGAACGTGGAGAACCATTAACTCCTAAGAATATCAGTGATTTTCGCAATCAGTACGACCATGCAAAAAAAGAAATATCAGTAATAGAAAGGAAGAAACTGTACAGGGCATGTAATATTCTTGATAAACTCATAAAGTACATACTGCTTTCATCAATTTTCAAATCTCTCTCACCTGAACAAACCGACAGGATTATTTTTAGTACCAATCGATTTTGA
- a CDS encoding PIN-like domain-containing protein, whose translation MNNRDNHSKTLIFIDTNILLIPLKVDGLSVEDFKRLFNPFIDIIYILPTVYEEYKNICRTINHKNIHAIDHAFQDWAKAATALRALVETIPDWKQFSNKCLSPKVCKKAEELKSNTNSRNKSICEDSISNLEPFIKSRLYREPLSYTEKLKLYEQAEFRFRNQIPPGYKDNGKKGISRYSDFIIWKEMIKATNEIFKEKTGWHEVIFVTNDKKDDWLSEESKERLVSEFEEETGCSFLLMNLKEFKEAHKNQVKSLTTLMSQLQVNLEKKNTSKALYFLKRQLNILVPWGATFINLSDYLSSSELEVIKKAIQTLPGAIYLIPIQFLDLTNRANNCCLNAEITTVGMFSKMTLFDIASSRNFGKKSLEELQSKTKNLIDYFNITGEDSIIASTSE comes from the coding sequence GTGAACAACAGAGACAATCATTCAAAAACTCTGATTTTTATTGATACCAATATTCTTCTGATACCCTTAAAGGTAGATGGTCTGAGTGTTGAAGATTTTAAGCGTTTGTTCAATCCCTTCATTGATATTATTTATATCCTCCCTACTGTCTATGAAGAATACAAAAATATTTGCAGGACTATTAACCATAAAAATATTCATGCAATTGATCATGCATTCCAGGATTGGGCAAAGGCCGCAACTGCTTTACGAGCATTAGTGGAAACAATACCAGATTGGAAACAGTTCTCTAACAAGTGTTTAAGCCCCAAGGTATGTAAGAAAGCAGAAGAATTGAAGTCTAATACAAATAGCAGAAACAAATCTATTTGTGAGGATTCAATTTCAAATTTGGAACCTTTTATTAAGTCAAGGCTTTATCGCGAGCCTTTATCATATACAGAAAAATTAAAGTTGTATGAACAAGCCGAGTTTAGATTCAGGAACCAGATACCTCCAGGATATAAAGATAATGGGAAAAAAGGTATAAGTAGATATTCGGATTTTATTATATGGAAAGAAATGATAAAGGCAACAAATGAAATTTTTAAAGAGAAAACTGGATGGCATGAAGTCATATTCGTTACAAATGATAAGAAAGACGATTGGTTAAGTGAAGAATCTAAAGAAAGATTGGTAAGTGAATTTGAAGAAGAAACCGGATGCTCGTTTCTTCTGATGAACTTGAAAGAATTTAAAGAAGCGCATAAAAACCAAGTTAAGAGTTTAACGACGTTAATGAGCCAACTTCAAGTAAACCTCGAAAAGAAGAATACGAGTAAAGCTTTGTACTTTTTAAAAAGGCAACTTAATATCCTTGTTCCCTGGGGAGCAACCTTTATTAATCTATCCGATTATCTTTCATCATCAGAGCTAGAAGTTATAAAGAAAGCGATTCAGACGCTTCCTGGAGCTATATATTTAATTCCAATTCAATTCTTAGATTTGACTAATAGAGCAAATAATTGCTGCTTAAATGCTGAAATCACAACAGTTGGAATGTTCTCTAAAATGACTTTATTTGACATAGCCAGTTCTCGTAATTTCGGAAAAAAATCCTTGGAGGAATTACAATCCAAAACTAAAAATCTCATAGACTACTTTAATATAACTGGAGAGGATTCAATAATTGCATCAACCTCAGAATAA
- a CDS encoding restriction endonuclease: protein MALPYEIRKQIIQCIGTCFHYKDNVEAFLMSCELNRKVASRHKDEKKFVWARLLMDDLDNDPNGEIYQRRILTELCKMRKLPDNDAPNPSAGLDALRRLKELAFENGIIVEENKTNAKIRKQIAQEKNKIAEERSAELVKLKQTVYSAFANQDRQGAGYALEDVLMRLFALEGIEYRKPYKLETQQIDGHFKYEGFDYLVEAKWENDPPNEQKIGGFERKVNTKLDSTRGMFFSMNGFRREVVQTFEGKKGNIILFSGEDLMHILEGRISLREAIQIKIEKAAQEGKPYTPITSILS from the coding sequence ATGGCCTTACCGTATGAAATCCGAAAGCAGATAATCCAATGTATTGGGACATGTTTTCATTACAAGGATAATGTTGAAGCCTTTTTAATGTCCTGCGAGTTAAATAGGAAAGTTGCCAGTAGGCATAAGGATGAGAAAAAATTCGTCTGGGCACGTCTTCTGATGGATGACCTAGATAACGACCCTAATGGAGAAATCTATCAACGGCGAATTTTAACTGAGTTATGCAAAATGCGGAAACTGCCTGATAATGATGCTCCAAATCCTAGTGCTGGTCTAGACGCCTTAAGAAGGCTTAAGGAACTTGCATTTGAAAATGGAATCATAGTTGAGGAAAATAAAACTAATGCAAAAATACGTAAACAAATCGCTCAAGAGAAAAACAAAATTGCGGAAGAGCGGTCAGCAGAACTAGTAAAATTGAAACAGACTGTCTATTCAGCTTTTGCCAATCAAGATAGACAAGGAGCCGGGTATGCACTTGAAGATGTACTCATGAGGTTATTCGCCCTTGAAGGTATCGAATACAGAAAACCCTATAAACTAGAAACTCAACAAATTGATGGGCATTTCAAATATGAAGGTTTCGATTACTTGGTTGAAGCTAAATGGGAAAACGATCCTCCAAATGAACAGAAAATTGGTGGGTTTGAGAGAAAAGTGAATACAAAACTGGACAGCACTCGGGGTATGTTCTTTTCGATGAATGGTTTCAGGAGAGAGGTTGTTCAAACCTTTGAAGGGAAGAAAGGAAATATTATTCTTTTTTCAGGGGAAGACCTAATGCACATTCTTGAAGGGAGGATTTCTCTTAGAGAGGCAATCCAAATCAAGATAGAAAAAGCAGCCCAAGAAGGAAAGCCATATACCCCAATCACATCAATCTTGAGTTGA
- a CDS encoding immunoglobulin-like domain-containing protein, translating into MVKATEEVASDIAVLAIGFTEGDSTDSVMNDVVLPTSGTQGTRITWESSNSARIDTMGTVVRPAYSTGDAEVQLIATVERGTVSETRTFTLTVNKLPQTDIEAVEADKAALAIGFSGLDSASTVTQDVTLASSGTNGTTISWQSSVPQTISTTGVVTRPDYTGESDVEVTLTATISKGAISETKTFNLIVRIVLQEQTVTYESNGGSALPSQTVYWGRLIEEPEAPTRVGYSFEGWFTDSELTEQWDFSQDYVNGDVTLYAKWGAGYLISFNTTGAPLTPSSIIVGYGVQYGTFPLTLKLGHALEGWYTEPDGTGERVTEESLVVINANHTLHAYWIPSTYTITFDAKGGDIPNPSTKTVTYGQPYDELATVTKNGYTFAGWWIGENGTGNQITSDSIVMGTADRTLYAKWVFTVFTGQAGGLVFYENPNYEADGWRYLEAAPADWYDWETNPINSEYGWGDAYCQWGSFGYYVDNGFNGYGEIGQGEISTQKIVDFHDTLWLQYPVKGDYYANPTEYHERNNGQVAAKICSEYSVEYQGTLYDDWFLPSLHELNQIYLNLELQNLGGFYDRVYWCTGNDEVYGYVIRFEDGLFAYANKYYQASVRPIRAY; encoded by the coding sequence GTGGTCAAAGCAACCGAGGAAGTTGCCTCCGATATAGCAGTTCTTGCAATCGGGTTCACCGAAGGCGACAGCACTGATTCTGTGATGAATGATGTTGTACTTCCCACCTCAGGAACTCAAGGCACCCGGATAACATGGGAGAGCAGCAATTCGGCGCGAATAGACACAATGGGAACCGTAGTACGCCCTGCCTATTCAACTGGGGATGCAGAGGTGCAGCTTATTGCAACAGTTGAGCGGGGAACCGTAAGTGAAACAAGGACATTCACTCTTACAGTGAACAAGCTACCGCAGACCGATATCGAGGCGGTTGAAGCCGACAAGGCAGCGCTTGCAATAGGTTTTTCAGGATTGGACAGTGCATCTACTGTCACCCAGGATGTAACACTTGCCAGCAGTGGAACCAATGGAACCACCATCAGCTGGCAAAGCAGCGTTCCCCAGACAATCTCCACCACAGGCGTGGTGACCCGTCCTGATTACACCGGAGAATCAGATGTAGAGGTCACCCTGACTGCAACCATCAGCAAGGGTGCAATAAGCGAAACCAAGACCTTCAACTTGATAGTAAGGATTGTCCTGCAGGAACAGACGGTGACCTATGAGAGCAACGGAGGGAGCGCACTGCCCAGCCAAACCGTATACTGGGGTCGATTGATTGAAGAGCCTGAAGCCCCGACGAGAGTTGGATATAGCTTTGAAGGATGGTTCACAGACAGTGAGCTGACAGAGCAATGGGACTTCTCCCAGGATTATGTGAATGGGGATGTAACGCTGTATGCGAAATGGGGGGCTGGGTATTTAATCAGCTTTAACACAACAGGAGCCCCGTTGACACCTTCGAGTATTATCGTCGGATACGGAGTGCAATATGGTACTTTCCCTTTAACTCTGAAATTGGGGCATGCTTTGGAAGGCTGGTATACCGAGCCTGATGGGACAGGAGAGAGAGTCACCGAAGAATCCCTTGTTGTTATTAATGCCAACCATACATTGCATGCATATTGGATTCCCAGCACCTATACCATCACGTTTGATGCCAAAGGAGGAGATATTCCAAATCCATCTACGAAGACCGTGACATATGGGCAACCTTACGATGAGTTGGCAACCGTAACTAAAAACGGCTATACATTCGCTGGATGGTGGATAGGAGAGAATGGAACAGGAAATCAAATAACAAGCGATTCTATTGTCATGGGAACAGCGGATAGGACCCTTTACGCAAAGTGGGTGTTTACTGTTTTCACAGGACAGGCAGGGGGCTTAGTATTCTATGAAAATCCAAATTATGAGGCAGATGGTTGGAGATATTTAGAAGCTGCTCCAGCTGATTGGTATGATTGGGAAACAAACCCAATAAATTCTGAATATGGGTGGGGAGACGCCTATTGTCAGTGGGGATCATTCGGATATTACGTTGATAACGGTTTTAATGGGTATGGGGAAATTGGGCAGGGCGAAATTAGTACTCAAAAAATAGTGGACTTTCATGATACATTATGGCTTCAGTATCCTGTAAAAGGTGATTACTATGCAAATCCGACTGAATATCATGAACGCAATAATGGACAAGTAGCTGCAAAAATCTGTTCAGAGTATTCAGTTGAATACCAAGGTACCCTGTATGATGACTGGTTTCTCCCCTCACTGCATGAGTTGAACCAGATATATTTGAATTTAGAATTGCAGAACCTAGGAGGATTTTATGACAGAGTATACTGGTGTACAGGTAATGATGAAGTCTATGGGTATGTTATAAGGTTTGAAGATGGGCTTTTTGCATATGCAAATAAATATTATCAAGCAAGTGTAAGGCCAATTCGAGCATATTGA
- a CDS encoding DUF5107 domain-containing protein translates to MNKATQANFVKKRITTYKMGKPMDIPFFFEKKPYQGASGKLYPLQFNDTLTGKREEKEFTVGVLENEYIRIEIMPEIGGKISRGYDKIGEYDFMYHNAVVKPALIGLAGPWISGGIEFNWPQHHRPTTFLPLAASIEKHEDGSATLWTGEIDPLLRMKGMAGITVEPSRSYCKVKVRIFNRTEMRQPFMWWANLAVPGNDDYQIVFPPDVEYMNDHDRRAVISWPIAKGIYNTARPYDFGDGADLSWHSAIKVPSSFMVSEGQSEMDFVCGYDHKAGKGIVAFADHRIAPGKKLFHWGDGDFGNMWCSNLTDENGPYVELMTGVFTDNQPDFSWILPGETKEFEQYWYPIRDIGPVKNATIDAALNIEERDGELSVGVHATGKFPNSTISIQCKGKVIWSGTTDLSCERPWVRKISWQEGWVYQDMSVSVVDCTGRELVSFKVPERGVKKPIEPRKPVPPPSDIETIEELYLHGLHLEQYKHHTYDPKDYYLESLSRDTNDFRCNTAMARLSYRKGLYEDCVSYCDVAIKRLLSRNEHATNVESLYLKALALVHLKRDAEARPLFGKVIWSYEYRSAALYELACMDCRQNSYLDSMRNLEICIEENPKHERARNLKAALLRKQGADQSYEISKNNTQFDTLDLWARFENYFASSTPKLLQEINAIFSSNIQWYFDVICEYFYAGLYEDALSVLHTIDPAYPMVKFYHRYLLHCLALDLDVLPEYPEGGSCFPNRPEDLIVLEHAVQDSYHPKQAAYLAGCLLYDKERYEKAVEYWEQAVALDHSYSYALRNLAIAYFDKYSDKRSARLCIEKAFILSGHPRILYEYQQLLKQSSCSTEQRLALYEQYSTIAKQRDDCYLDWIMLLTSMRRYEEARLMISSRTFHIYEGGEGKLTKHHGWLYVLSGLSRWNEDDYEGALQFFEQALVIPKEYGEAKSWFAQEAHVYYFIGRLFEDMGKDSPTIMNAYETASIPKSAVSEISLFRALALQRLCRYSEARTVLREMLEKGQNLLDNLDRYEYFGVGSPTPAPFDYDIKKINAIEGGILKAYALLGFGRLEEAEAELDRVRFHNQYDFRLYAYGIISKII, encoded by the coding sequence ATGAATAAAGCCACACAAGCAAATTTTGTAAAGAAAAGAATCACCACTTATAAGATGGGTAAGCCTATGGATATTCCTTTCTTCTTTGAGAAGAAGCCCTATCAAGGAGCAAGTGGTAAATTGTATCCGTTGCAGTTCAACGATACACTCACTGGGAAACGAGAAGAGAAAGAATTCACGGTAGGTGTGTTGGAGAATGAGTATATTCGAATCGAAATCATGCCGGAGATTGGAGGAAAAATTAGTCGCGGGTATGACAAGATTGGTGAATACGACTTCATGTACCACAACGCTGTAGTTAAGCCGGCTCTCATTGGATTGGCCGGACCTTGGATTTCCGGTGGTATTGAATTCAACTGGCCGCAACACCATAGACCAACCACCTTTCTTCCACTTGCAGCAAGCATTGAAAAACATGAGGATGGTTCTGCAACGCTTTGGACGGGAGAGATTGACCCGCTTCTCAGAATGAAAGGTATGGCGGGAATTACTGTCGAACCATCTCGTTCCTATTGCAAAGTGAAGGTAAGAATTTTCAATCGGACGGAAATGAGACAGCCCTTCATGTGGTGGGCTAACCTGGCGGTGCCCGGAAATGATGATTACCAAATAGTGTTTCCTCCCGATGTTGAGTATATGAATGATCATGACCGACGGGCTGTGATTAGTTGGCCGATTGCTAAAGGGATATACAACACTGCAAGACCCTATGACTTTGGTGATGGTGCTGATTTGTCTTGGCATTCCGCTATCAAAGTGCCTTCCTCTTTTATGGTAAGTGAGGGGCAATCAGAGATGGATTTTGTATGTGGCTATGACCATAAAGCAGGGAAAGGTATTGTTGCTTTTGCAGATCATAGAATTGCACCCGGTAAAAAACTTTTCCACTGGGGAGATGGTGATTTCGGTAATATGTGGTGTTCGAACCTTACTGATGAAAATGGTCCTTACGTCGAATTGATGACAGGTGTATTCACCGACAATCAACCTGATTTCAGCTGGATTCTCCCAGGAGAGACGAAGGAGTTCGAACAGTACTGGTATCCCATCCGCGATATCGGTCCTGTGAAAAACGCAACCATTGACGCAGCCCTCAATATTGAAGAACGAGATGGAGAGCTCTCTGTTGGTGTCCATGCAACGGGAAAATTCCCTAATTCAACCATCAGCATCCAGTGTAAAGGAAAAGTGATTTGGTCTGGTACTACTGATCTCTCGTGTGAACGGCCATGGGTACGAAAGATATCTTGGCAAGAGGGATGGGTTTATCAGGATATGTCTGTGTCAGTGGTTGATTGTACAGGTAGGGAGTTGGTTTCATTCAAAGTACCTGAACGAGGTGTCAAAAAACCTATAGAACCACGCAAGCCAGTTCCACCTCCTTCCGATATTGAAACTATCGAGGAGCTTTACCTCCATGGGTTACATCTTGAACAGTACAAGCATCATACCTATGATCCAAAGGATTACTACCTCGAGAGTCTTTCTCGTGATACCAATGATTTTCGCTGCAATACTGCAATGGCCCGACTCTCCTATAGAAAAGGCTTGTATGAAGACTGCGTTTCCTATTGTGATGTAGCTATTAAACGACTGCTCTCTCGTAACGAGCATGCAACTAATGTTGAATCGCTTTACCTAAAGGCATTAGCCTTGGTACATCTCAAACGTGATGCAGAAGCTCGTCCTCTTTTCGGCAAAGTTATTTGGAGTTATGAATACCGAAGTGCAGCTCTCTATGAGTTGGCTTGCATGGATTGCCGTCAAAATTCATACTTAGATTCCATGAGAAATTTGGAGATTTGTATCGAGGAAAATCCAAAACATGAGCGTGCTCGAAACTTGAAAGCTGCATTGCTTCGAAAACAAGGAGCCGACCAATCCTATGAGATTTCTAAAAATAATACTCAATTTGATACCCTTGATCTTTGGGCACGATTCGAAAACTATTTCGCTTCATCTACACCAAAATTGCTTCAAGAGATCAACGCAATATTTTCGAGTAATATACAATGGTATTTTGACGTAATCTGTGAGTATTTTTATGCTGGTCTCTATGAAGATGCTCTTTCTGTATTACATACTATTGATCCCGCCTATCCTATGGTGAAGTTCTATCACCGTTATTTGCTTCATTGTCTTGCTCTTGACCTTGATGTTCTGCCTGAGTATCCAGAGGGAGGGAGTTGTTTCCCAAATAGGCCGGAGGACTTAATAGTCCTTGAGCACGCTGTTCAGGACTCCTATCACCCAAAACAAGCTGCATATCTTGCTGGATGCCTTCTGTATGACAAAGAGCGGTATGAAAAGGCTGTCGAGTATTGGGAACAAGCTGTGGCTCTGGACCACTCATATTCCTATGCATTGAGAAATCTCGCGATTGCATATTTTGATAAATATAGTGATAAGCGTAGTGCGCGACTTTGTATCGAGAAGGCTTTTATCCTTTCAGGACATCCAAGGATTCTCTATGAATATCAGCAGTTGCTGAAACAGAGTTCATGCTCAACTGAACAGAGACTCGCTTTGTATGAGCAATATAGTACAATTGCAAAACAGCGGGATGATTGTTATTTGGATTGGATTATGTTGCTTACTAGTATGCGTCGTTATGAAGAAGCCAGACTGATGATTTCATCCCGCACTTTCCACATCTATGAAGGAGGTGAGGGTAAACTTACCAAGCATCATGGTTGGCTTTATGTACTCTCTGGGTTGTCTCGATGGAATGAAGATGATTATGAAGGAGCTCTTCAATTCTTTGAACAAGCACTTGTAATTCCAAAGGAGTATGGAGAAGCAAAGAGTTGGTTTGCACAGGAAGCTCATGTGTACTACTTTATAGGTCGGCTTTTTGAGGACATGGGTAAGGATTCTCCTACAATAATGAATGCTTATGAAACTGCTAGCATACCGAAATCTGCGGTTTCAGAAATTTCATTGTTCAGAGCGCTTGCTCTTCAACGGCTATGTCGGTATTCGGAAGCGCGTACCGTATTGCGGGAAATGTTGGAGAAAGGACAGAACCTGCTTGATAATCTTGATCGGTATGAATATTTCGGTGTTGGTTCCCCAACTCCAGCTCCCTTCGATTATGACATCAAGAAAATCAACGCAATCGAGGGAGGTATCCTAAAAGCATATGCACTGCTTGGTTTTGGCAGGCTTGAGGAAGCGGAAGCAGAACTTGATCGGGTTCGGTTTCATAATCAATATGATTTCAGGTTGTATGCTTACGGGATAATCTCAAAAATCATCTGA
- a CDS encoding substrate-binding domain-containing protein has translation MDVYVLIEPLYKDSLWCRQYLDGLKYEAGRNSIPLVFIESLDGYMPPENGICTLLGSTPQWLRKMSADLARNTIRCIVVNPDCSIETGMTSQIHIDFHKAMQMAASYFAIHHRNHTVLFGVNPSSTTDELKAQAFRTAFPAGTISIHESSVSQSCATLTQKYPLVDSVLCCNELVAIALLRQLQLDKRAIPREIWLMTFGRSAIANYIKPSLTAIEVDHILVGRQIIKIAQFLLKNHAFSTLCCTLDANIIPAETTDNASFIVSPIERHIGDQASENSMNFYQDPIIEELCNLDRLFSSILPSDFTLLQGVANNRKYAEIAESLGMSENAIKYRMKRMMGLAEVDHRLAMLSLLERYLGEDWAKG, from the coding sequence ATGGATGTATACGTGCTCATTGAGCCTCTCTATAAAGACTCGCTCTGGTGCAGACAATATCTTGATGGGCTGAAATATGAAGCAGGAAGAAACTCAATTCCGCTTGTATTTATTGAATCCTTAGATGGATATATGCCCCCAGAGAATGGTATTTGTACTCTTTTAGGCTCTACTCCACAGTGGCTACGGAAGATGTCAGCTGATTTGGCAAGAAATACAATACGCTGTATTGTCGTAAATCCCGACTGCTCAATAGAAACCGGAATGACTTCCCAAATTCACATAGATTTCCATAAAGCGATGCAGATGGCAGCATCCTACTTCGCCATCCACCATAGAAATCATACTGTACTATTTGGTGTGAACCCTTCATCCACTACTGATGAACTAAAGGCTCAAGCCTTTCGTACAGCGTTTCCAGCGGGAACCATAAGCATACATGAGAGCTCAGTTTCACAAAGCTGCGCAACCCTGACACAAAAATACCCCTTGGTGGATTCAGTCCTATGCTGTAATGAACTGGTAGCTATAGCGCTATTGCGGCAACTTCAGCTTGATAAACGAGCAATCCCTCGGGAGATCTGGTTGATGACATTCGGCAGAAGTGCCATTGCAAATTATATCAAGCCTTCTTTGACAGCTATTGAAGTGGACCATATATTAGTGGGTAGACAGATTATTAAGATTGCCCAATTCCTTCTTAAAAACCATGCATTCTCGACGCTATGCTGTACTCTCGACGCAAATATCATACCCGCAGAGACCACGGACAATGCTTCATTTATAGTTAGTCCCATCGAAAGGCATATTGGAGATCAAGCATCCGAGAACTCAATGAATTTTTATCAAGATCCCATAATCGAAGAATTATGCAATCTCGATCGCTTGTTTTCCAGTATCCTCCCCAGCGATTTCACACTGCTTCAGGGTGTAGCAAACAATAGGAAATATGCAGAGATTGCTGAGAGTCTCGGTATGAGTGAGAATGCCATTAAATATCGAATGAAAAGAATGATGGGACTAGCAGAAGTTGATCACCGTCTTGCCATGCTTTCTCTTCTTGAGCGATATCTTGGAGAGGATTGGGCTAAAGGATAG